In Solenopsis invicta isolate M01_SB chromosome 9, UNIL_Sinv_3.0, whole genome shotgun sequence, the sequence tcgcggccttcgcccgcataAATGGAAggaaggcgaaggcgcccgggccggacggaatatacgccaaggtctgggcccagGCGTCTTCGATTatcggggaggcacttcgtgtcacgtacacgaagtgcctccgggaaggaactttccccaggaggtggaagagggcccggcttgtcctcctcaaaaaggagagcaagccagcggagagtccctTCGCATACAGGCCTctttgtatgctggatgatgcgggcaagatctttGAGCGGATCAttgccaaccgcatcatccggcatatgtcccggtatagtcccgaattgtcccccgcacaatacgggttccgagaggcgagatcgactgTTGATGCAGTCAGACaagtccgatccctctcggaatccatcacgggggacggagaggtggcgttggcgatatccttggatatcgccaatgCCTTCAATAGTATCCCGTGGGGCGAGGTTGTGGCGGCGCTTAGCgaacactttcgcctgccgctctacctcgtcgccatcgttcgggactacttccgggacagggtgctggagttccgggataaaaccggattccagcagcggagggacatgtcgtgcggcgttccacaggggtccgtgctgggccccctgctatggaacgccgcatacgacaaagtgctccgtgtggccctcccccctggctgccacgtcgttggttacgcggacgacacgttcgtggtagcCCGGGGAGCCTCCTTGGTGATTGCCATGGACAATTGGGCGGtgaactgcgtcgtcggcttcatcaagagcctgggcttgagggtggccccggagaagacggaagccatctttttccataatggctcttcccgggtaccgccccgggccttcgtccgggtggacaacacccgggtccgagtgggggcaaccctTAAATACCTGAGGTTGCAATTGAACGGTCGCTGGGCttttgtcgagcacttcgacaaattggcccagcgattgaGCAAAATGAAGGACTCCCTcctggggttgatgcccaacctccgaggtccgggagtaggtgcgaggcgcgTATACAcctacgcggccatggccggggccctgtacggTACTCCGGTCTGGTTTTGCGAGgcgttggccagccgccgcataagagacgtgctgcacgccgtgcaacggcggctggcgcggaggattgtgcgcgcctatcgcaccgcccctagcgcggcgaccttagtactggcggggctccccccggcggaattcacggccgacgccccGGCATGGTCATATGTCAGGGctaaggccgtccgcctgcaggggggagtggttacccccagggtcgccgcgctattgcgagaaagggctcgccggcgggccatgaggtcttggcaggagagtctcgccaatgacccgccggcggcgggatctcggatcttggaggccgtcctatcccacttggacgaatgggttggccgcccttggggcggcttgtcctaccggacgacacaggtgctcaccgggcatggctgcttcggtgagtacctgtgcaggataagaaAGGAGCCGACgccgcagtgccaccactgtgagGCCGaccaggactccgcgcagcacacgctggaacactgtccagcgtgggaggagctgcgcaGAGTCCTGAGAAGAGAAATTggagatgacctctccctgcgggccatcatcagccagatggtccgcagggagagcgcttgggtcgcggtctcctccttctgcgagcaagtaatgcggcagaaggaggagtcCGAAACCATTAgggagaggaggccggggggacgcatgccccccggcgacaacaacgacgacaggggtggcggggacgggggccattACCCACCTTGGCTTCCCCCCcggccgccccgaagaagaagaaggcccgCCCCCCGCTCCTCGGGCCGCAGTGGCCCGTCAGCCAAAAGGCGGTgggggtgcgggcgatcagctgccgtcgccccctcccttcccacaattagggaggaggaggagagcgacggcgctaacacagagagggggcgaccctcctccccagcgGCTGACGGCCCCTccttcgggacgcgcagtcgAAGGAGGAGGGGGGCCCCTCGCAAGAAtggtgaacccggcgaggcagacccgacctgacggtccgggggggacgactctgcgatgtaacgcggagccgtacccccctctgcctcgccgggctggAGGGAGAGCGAAGTTTCTCCCTCTCCTCCCCCAGGGTAGCTAGGAGGACAGCGCCGCCGTTACagtgcggcgcgaagaggcccggggctacggcgggggccggataccccgggctttacccccaaaccACCAGGTGAAGATAGGGGGGGGGGCTGGTGTCTCCTTCCCtcgacctagggcagatcaggcccacaagccctgccgggtgcacccggcgtgtcgaatcggcctaggccgactgggtccgaggggctccggaagtatgctgcacgcgttcccggagccccccagtcacgaaccagggcaggacacccggagaggttttagtgggtatgtccccaccgacacgtcgtcggcggggaagagtcccacataaccaccaggcctccctcggggcctggggtatgcggtaacgcatttcctctccgttatcaaaaaaaaaagggtatcAATTGTTGCCCTGTGGTCCTTAATGATCCTTTTCGCTTTTTCAGCTTCGGTCTTCTTAGCGAGGGCCTCGGCAGTGTATTGCCTCTCGTGGGAGGGTTCTTTCGCCGGCCTGCCTCGCCCCCTCTTAGTCGGTCCTTTGTCCGACTCTGAGGAGGACGAGATATAATAGGAGGGCTTCTTCCTATTGTGCGCCCTCTTCGTCTATCGTCCCACCGACTCCCTGTCGGTGTCTATGTCCATTTCTATGGATACCGGGACGAGGGATAGGGAGAGCGGCAGGGTGGCCCCCTTCTTGTTTTCCGGGCCGGATGGCCCCAGAGCACTACTCGGCTCGAGGCGGGTGACATCCGACCCGCAGCTACCGGGTTTCACCCCTTTGCTGCAGGCCGGGCCCGTCCTTGAGCCAGCGGAAAGCGTCTTCCCACCTTTGAGCAGGAAGTCCTTTAATGTGACCATTAGCTTCCTTCTTTGAGCTCTCCTGGGAGCTGGACGGGCTGAAGAGCTCCAGCCCGCTAGCCCCAGTAGAGGGTCCCCTCACTTATACCGAGGCGTCTCTCCCCTCAGCGTGTGAGACGTCTCCCATTAATAAGTCGAGAGAGGTCGATGATCTCGTCCCTCCTATGCCTTCTCCCGAGCGAGCGCCCGTAGGCGTGCCGCTCTTCCCCACATCCTTTTTAGAATTTGTAGTGCTCATTATTCGAAgtatcccactccccgtgatggctgcaccgaccggcgtatctcccactctGCCCCAATACGAATATTGAGGAGGAGTGCCGCGGGTACTCCCGGGGGTTCGGTTTATGATGCGGGCACCAGGAATGATCATCTGGTGTACAGGCCTCCAGCCTCCTACACACCcgtacggaggagccatcaagggctcgtcccgcatgggctttcaggggtcccccgccttcgacagcgggggcaccgtcacgggtggcgccaccggGGGGGtcaaaagcgaatattgtttttttaaaaaaacggtaatgtgctgccaatgttacgagtcaacaattgtacaatattgctcATACCAATCGGAAGAGCATTGGCCAAAATTTGCCAACCTAAAGAGAATATTGTTTATAAGAAAACtggtaatgtgctgccaatgttacgagttaaAGTTGTACAATATAGCATTTATATTGGAAGTGCATTATTGGTCAAGATTTCCTAATCTAAAGCAAATATTggctataaaaatatattaatgtgctgacgatgtgctgccaatgttacgagtcaataattgtattgtaaatattatcaatagatgaaataggtccataaatgaaaaaacctcgatctacatcttaatgagcaaacaatatttttcaattgtttaaaaaaaaattttttttataaaaattttttatatttaatttgattattgtattatattgacatatatctttaattgcattcttactcaaacaaataacagaaaagttattccaaatactgttccgcatttgtgaaattagtaaaaaaattataattttatatttgtttatataaataatgtgctttaattatacatattccatttctttgataacgtatattgacctgatctaccagttatatacatgtatcagcacaaagtgttcacaggtcatcacgagggattaGTTCGCACCGATCacacaggtcaagcaacgttcaccggagttgcgacttggatgggtgaccgcttgggttCGAAATAAAATTCgactaatattggttaaataaaataaagtatcaaCCTTCTAATATTGGATCTAATGTTGAAAACCCAATGCacaaccaatatataatatcgtatttattttttcaatattggttaaataagggtcgatatcatactttgcaatattggaccaatattgaaaatcaattcacacccaatatagaatattaggtttacattatttcccaatattgaaccaatattttgtgctactagggtGGTTGTCCGCTGCCGAAATTGCATGTCCATAgagattttcaatatatttaacatttttaatatatttcttcctaccaaacaatattattgattatattattatatttatatgattgtAAATCACTCTTATATTTTAAGTatcatagtaaaaattatatttataaattttaacagctattttatgcaattttggCATAGATCGAAGAACTGCATAAAAAGCATATTAATGTGTAAgtcatgcaaaaaaaaaactaaaaatatcttttatattttttttccaataccggtcatgtttttacaagaaTAAAGGAATACAAAATCTATGATTAACTATcctgatagccatgcatgttttgcaaaatcaggcaatttaatgctgagcatgtattttcgactagttgctgtgtatggtatttgctgaaaacgtaacgcatgatcctacatattcaacaacgtgagagcagatttgagacattttatgtcagcagattcaaagaAAACGGAGAGCAAttgttgcttattctgttgcTAACAAAATaacttctattcgtggaaaacattttgctttatcaatcattttcaacaacacAAGAGCAACATAAGAgtgacgataataaaaaaagataatgatgctgtgcttttgttgtgtattttttaaaagcattacatatattaattattgtcttgtagccaaataaaatgtcgaaaatgatttgtgtgtgtgtgcgcgcgcgtgtgcgtatgtgattgtgtgtttgcgcgagcgtgtgtaatgtaataaataaacattaatccataaaattttatatttttatatgtaaataacaatttgtattgttatttaaccttgttatacataaattaaatgtttaatttacactactcaaaaaaaaatagggaacactttccagacaccaaaaattaggctattttcaaatgactgtaactcggtgaaaaatcatcgtaggtaaaaaataaaaaagcattttgaagcttgaagatcgagctttaacgttctactagcagattttcaaaatttttttaacttccttgtcttacgcagtaaaaaagcacaccttgttttgtttgttaaaattttatatttttgacactttgtatatgtttacagtcgtcttagtctaaagaaaatctctttttagacaaagatgaccatatgtaaacattgcatgctcaatacaataaaattttgtttagtacgccggcgattctcgcagtgtgataagcgacacggaattttcaaaatgccgcgtagacatttatcggccgtagaagttgcacgcataattgcgcttttgcaacaaggttttagtatgcgttatgtggcgcaagatattggtgcatccgtgtccgtagtgattagagcttggttacgatatcaagacacgggaaattacacgagacgtgaaggtagtggtcgttctcgattaacgacaaatagacaagatcgagccattgttcgttatgcattagaaagacgaataattaccgcaagaaacattcgcgatgacattcatttgcgctatgtgtgcgaacaaacaattcgcaaccgtttgagagaagccggtcttcgttctcgtgttcgtgcacaagtaccaagactcacactcgtacattgccaagtacgttatcaatttgcgcgcgatcacataaattggaccgctagggattggagaaatatatatttctccgacgaatcacgtttttgcctttatggcaatgatgctcgtatacgtacttggcgtcgacgaaatgaacgctatgatcgacgttgcgttatgccaatacgatcctacaacggcggttccgtgatggtgtgggggtgtatatcacttacaagacgaagtgatctagtgatcctgccacctccggcaatgacgggtgttcgttatatcaacgatattctacgaccacacgttttgctattaaatcgaacctgtcggaactttatttttatgcaggacaacgctcgacctcatacggcgaatataacgcgacgtttttttcaacgacacgcaattagactgttaaatcatcccgccaatagcccggacttaaatccaatcgagcacatttgggatgaaatggaacgacgattaaggcgtcgcgaggaacagccgcgaaatttagaagaattgggagaaattttaacggaaatttggcacaacattccgcaagatcgtattgcaagatgtataaatatgcgagaacgcttgcaagcagtaattgatcagagaggaggaaatacacactattgaacactcatgcgcgcgcacgcatacacacacacacagcagagagggtttggagtcattaaatactgcagaagtgaccaactgcggggtccttatctctgctgtgatacatacacacacacacacacacacacacacacacacacacacacacacacacacacacacacacacacacacacacacacacacacacacacacacacacacacactcacacacacacacgatgtgcaaaaatccgaccgacaacctccacgtggtgcacattgggtaatgctaatgtcggcggtagacgtcatttttcggaaaaatgtactgtaaaaaatgtatatcttcaaagtcttgtaactcggtcaaaaaaaaatcgcagaaaaaactttaaaaaaagcattttgtagagaaaatgtcatactttatggcacttgcattggatttgtcgaaaaaaatttttttattgagctacaggctgttaaaaatacgttattttaaggaaaaaacagtgtatcttttttggggcatagtactaagaaattgagaaaatttgtgaaaaccattaatagcatgttaaagctgaaactttgagctttaaaatggttttttgattttttgtctacgatgatttttcacggagtacggatatcatttgtaaaaaatgcaggtttagcttcaaagttgcgtaactcggtcaaaaaaaatcgtagagaaatttttaaaaaaacattttgtaggtaaaatgttgtagtttatgaaattttacttgaattattcgaaaaaaatttgttggtcgatctgcaaagtgtcaaaaatacaaaattttaacgaacaaaccaaggtgtgcttttttactgcgtaagacaaggaagttaaaagaattttgaaaatctgctagtagaacgttaaagctcgatcttcaagcttcaaaatgcttttttattttttacctacgatgatttttcaccgagttacagtcatttgaaaatagcctaatttttggtgtctggaaagtgttccctatttttttttgagtagtgtaaatttaattctttttaacgaagagaatacaagaaatacttttttgaaaactaaacattcattacgtttacattaatgtattctattttaataaatctatctggattccgatcttattttcaatcggtcttaataccgtatttttgatgtagaaatctcgatcgattcggattacttttttttaatcggttttatcgcaGATTTTTGGCAAGGTGGTGATAATTCagcagaaaaaagaattaactaatttattcaaaaaagaattaactaatttattcaaatatattttatatatttgaaaaaaaagtacaaaacatatatttaaccgttttcgacatattgttgaatttttgctgaaatttataactcagcacatgttgttggcaacttgctcttaTGTTACTCTTTATGTATAGCAATAAACCtttgacagcaaatacgcagcatattggcagcaaaacgtgctgaatttgtatgatgtcaaaccaaaggcaaatgaggcacacaccttgttctaaatttgttgaaaactaatgccctttgttttcgaCAATATTACAACAACAACACAAACAGGTGGCTATTAGGGCAGTCTTGTTTTTGCTgttattctttgaaatttaagtatttcaactCCAGCAAACATcctatacagcacagagagattgcaggaacattgcagaatgatttcattgaaacattgtaatattgcattttaattgcaaaacattgctgcaacattgctggaagattgcagcaacattaagatgtccgctttttgaaatattgcattgaaacatcccatttttccaaaatattcacataaatattattacatcacataattccaataaacaaaacaatatttatgtaacattttaaaaaacatttttcgcaaaaaaaatctcgggaatattttttcggaaatttccaagcggtcacccatccaagtcgcgactccggtgaacgttgcttgacctctgtGATCGCTgagaactgattcctcatgatgacctgtgaacactttatactgatatgtatatatatatatatatacatatatatatatatatatatatatatatatatatatatatatatatatatatatatatagtttacactttccaatattttaattattattatacatacgtTTTCTAATTatactacaaataaatattacaaaggaAAAGAGAATTACCGTCTGAAATAtccttattttttaacttttgtaacattaaatttacttcgtcatttttaatgttacatgttgaatgttttattataacgtCCACAAATTGTTGCCATATatttaaatccaattttactttacttaagttcattgtatcaaaattttgaacaattaattGATATCCCTTTGGATGTTTCAAAACAGACCATCTATTCAGTAGATTATGCAaagttttttcttcaaaattgttaatatcttTCCGTCTGATGTCAAAAGTAGCTAGCCAATGTTGGAGAACTAGTTCCCATGGAGCAACGTTTTCATCTAACCATTTCATACTGTCTTGGACTTTTTGATCTATGTCCTGTGGAgctgtataaaattaaattatattttaaaattacaaacataattttattcaatcttGCAAACTCAAaccaaattgataaaaaatgtaataattgactgttaaaaatttatcatttttgctaTACTTTATGATTTCAAAACTCGAAACGCAAGTTTTgtcaaatacatatatgtacacgtacaaatgtatttataaatatatatatttttatatactttgcaatatatgtatacatacagagatacatatatatgttgcaaaaaacttttactaaaaatgtgtttttgatGAAGAGAACGTATAagtattaattcaaaatttattagacTATTTGGACTACGGAacttaataaacgtttaaactGTATTATTAccgattataattttaaaactaatgacagaaaaaaaattttattattttaaatacgcataccattattttctttttcattttcttcttttttcaatttagtttcaaactttttatataaggTACATCGATTTCGCCACATGTTCATTAGTTTTCCACGCGCAAccatagattttttaataacagaatttttctttgatacaGGAGGGATATAATATGTTGTGGCTACTTCAGTcggaaaagtattaattatgttttttgatATACATTCAGCCAAATCGTTTGTCAATCTATATAAAACAGTAGAAAGATATTAATAAGACaatgtaacaaattaaaaaatatattaataaaaataagataaaatatgtaaaaacatacTTTGCATTTTTGTTTTCGATGTCATTAATGATAATGTCGCACaacttatttctaaaattttcttgCAGTTGATTTTCTCTtccataataatttaaaatctgttggcctattttatattttaaaagtaagtcCTTTAAATTTATCATAGATTGTTTGAAATcatttgtacaattattttgtgGATTCTCATTACTCAAATCaggtaaattaattaaagtttcaatttcCTTTTCGTCATCTAGCttctgttataaaaaaagtcaatttttaaaacatattgcTTACTtgctataacaaaaaaatggtatatatataatataactaaaaaatataactaaaaaaatggtatttttgaaaagaaaagaaaaggagaaaagaatCTTTGAAATTCTTATTACTGGCAGAATTACATAACTGAGCTtctaattgaaaaaagaaatgaggAAAAAGAATTTTAGATAAAGTATCATAAATCAAAAAGGTTtgttattaaagatttatttttatcatagatGAAAATGTAGTACACTTAATAAAAACTCAGCACACTAATGATCTTTTATTCCACTACAATcaaatattatgcaataatcgtatttaaagatatttttatgattttaatattttaatgttttaatgattcaaaatgTTTAAGGTTTTTCgaaaaatcttgttttttgaGTAATGCCATTGTAGCAAACGAgcgatataattaaaacaattcgcaacttttaaatatgtattataattatgtaaaaaaaaaatgtttaagaaaagtaaaaaacataCCATTCTTTTTTTTGATGGCAAACTTTCGACGTGTAATATTGAAATGCTTTTTcgaatatgataaaaatattactcttTGACCAATAATCGGTATTAATTCAGATATTATAGCTTCTGATAAATGTTCTAATGTGTCTTTAGTAATCTTGTTTTCTAAAACAGtaaagcatcaaaattattatactatcaCACATAATATAACAtcttttcactttaaaaaaattaatttcttaaaaaatttagcatATTGtctatgaaaattaaaataaagaaagaatatCATTAGGAATACATTTTcctttaaaacgtaaaaaataaatattttttaaagcaatatttttacatttaattaaatataaacaataaaaaaagatgttaCAAAAAGCCTATTGTTGCCCTACTTGGGAAAgtaaaagaaacatttcttacaatttttgaatCGCAGAATTcgataatgttaattaaaagtaatgggAACACATAGACAATTTAAATCGGAAAAATGCTTGGCACCGCAATTATTCACAAGACAAATtgtaacgtaattttaattaacactattgaattctttgttttaaaaagtaaaagaaatatttcttttactttttccgAGTAAGGCAAAAACAGACCTTTTCATAATGCccttctttataaaaatatcaaatgtatttcttaaataatagaatattataggttttatataataacttttaaaaataaaactttttattttattaaaaaatatataataaatgttacattgTTACATACAAAGTAATGTTGAAAACCAAAGACGTTAATggatatattttacaacatatttatttatttatgtaaatatttctttagttaGTGTTCTTTCTCTAGTTTTGTATCTACATAActatttcaatgaaatcataagatctttttgtttaattaattaaacaaaaaggttttataattttattgaaaatgtgtCCATTAACATCTAGCGTTTTCCATATGAATTTGTatgtaataatctaatatttattatatatttttttaataaactgcaTATTACAAACATGATAAAACATGACAAACgatattaacaattaaacaacttactttcaaaatttttaatgagattttCCAGCttcaaatcttttaatatttttcgagtCTCTTCATTAGCCATGTTATAGAACCtattcataatataataatataattacaaaaatgagaATTTTGAGATTGATTCGTTGATCGTTGATTTGTATTGCTGAGTCAACATATTGTAAAATTCAAGAACAGTAGTTTCCTTGACGTTTACATGTAATAAATTCGAATGTAATAAAGAATGTAATAAATTCGAAATGcaatcataaatatatgtatgttaaattgCTCAAGTCACACTACGTTTCTAAATTTACGAAATAACAAGTCCACAAAAAGTATAACAATGGCCACGAAAGCATCGAAATTGCGAACAAAAATGTCTATCTATGCTAGCAGCCTGTCCCGACAAAAACGTATCAAGGGtctatatgaaatataatcaaGACGCATTAGGATTGAATGTTACTCGAATCGTAAATGTATGACTTTAATGTACTTACAGCAAAATAACGAATCTAAAATACAGGAAAGTGGACTCCAAATGATGAAGTAGCACGCGGTCGCGGCACCACAAGGCACACAGAACACAGAATTACAATCATGGACACGAAACACTCGTCGCGCGTGACAGCGTTTGTCTTTTGTCGCTCGCTATGTCTTAAGGATCGTACACACTAGCGCGACGTGCGACATGTTGCGCATGGCAATATGCGATAGACGATATCCAGTGATTGCACTGGTAAAGACCGTTccgtttaaaaagaataaattgatcaatcaaaGTTGATTATGAGGAAACTAATCAATTATGATTATTCTCCTTAAttagtcattttttttaaactaaaagacaaaattactatattttaataaatatttatttgagtactactaaatgtttaataatactgttaaatgtaaatatatttatttagtatacttaagaaccattaattttattttattaattttttattgaataatactaATGTATCACGCaaatgaatttttcaaatatctttttttttgtgtagaatgcgaaattattatcattagtcGGCATAGTGTATCGtatccaaaaatgtgttttttatggCCAATGAAGTGTAGAcacataattcaaataaatatttttttgtttcaaattaaagatattaactACATTcgatttct encodes:
- the LOC120358714 gene encoding uncharacterized protein LOC120358714; amino-acid sequence: MANEETRKILKDLKLENLIKNFEKNKITKDTLEHLSEAIISELIPIIGQRVIFLSYSKKHFNITRRKFAIKKKNAPQDIDQKVQDSMKWLDENVAPWELVLQHWLATFDIRRKDINNFEEKTLHNLLNRWSVLKHPKGYQLIVQNFDTMNLSKVKLDLNIWQQFVDVIIKHSTCNIKNDEVNLMLQKLKNKDISDGNSLFLCNIYL